GGCGCGAATGTGGCGACGACATCGGCCGCCGAGACTTCGTCGGAGATCTCCCCGCAGGACCGGCCGCAGTACAGCGCCATCTCTTCGATGCGGCCGCTGGTCGCCTCGGTGGGCACCGCCGCGCTGAAGCGCGGCACCAGGTACGGCTTTCCCTCGACCACCGTCTTGCCGATGAACTTCGCGGGCTGCTCCGGATCGGCGGTGACAGGCGTGGCGAGCACGCGGTGTCGTCGGCCCGGCCAGCCGATCTCGTACACATCGGTGATGACGGTGTCGCTCTCGTCGGCGCCGGTCACCGCCGACTTGAAACGGGCGTGGGCCCGTGATTCGTGGGCGACGACGAAGGCGGTGCCGAGCAGCACCCCGTCGCCACCGGCGGCCAGTGCCCGCGCCGCCTCCTCGGGCGAGCCGATTCCGCCCGAGGCGACCAGACAGGCGTCGGGCAGCAGTGCCCGCAGCGCGCCCACCAGGTCGTCACGCCGTGACGTACCCAGGAGGTGGCCGCCCGCCTCGATGCCCTGGACCACCACCACCGCGCCCCGCGCGGCCGCCTTCAGCCCGTCCTCGACCGTCCCGATCTGGACCACCGTCTGACGTCCCGCCGCGGCGACCCGGTCGAACACCGCGTCGTCGGGCATTCCGAAGAAGGACAGGTGCACGCGCTGCGGTGTCTCGTCGAGCACCTGCGCCACCTGCCGGTCGAGCTCGTCCGGCCCGACCACCTCCGGGATCAGGTTCACGCCGACGGGCCGATCGGTTCCGGCGGTCAACCGGTCGAGCATGGCCGACAGCGCGCCGTCGGCCAGCTTGTAGCCGCCCGCACAGCCGGCCGCCCCGGCGTTGGACACCGCGCAGGCCAGCTCCGTGCCCGCAACACCGCCCATGCCCGACTGGAGCAGACTCACGTCCAGGCCGAGCACCTCCGCCGCCGTGGCTCGCATCAGCTCAGGCTCTCGACCGCGGCCGCGGCGGCGTCGGCGCTGCCGAACCGCTCGGTCAGGGCGTGCACCCAGCGCTCCAGGCCGAAGGCGAGGCAGCTGGTGTGCGCGGTGTCCTCGCCGGCCAGGATGCCGCACCGCTCGCCGAAGAAGTTGCGGTGGTAGTTGACGGAGCCGATCGCCAGGCCGTTGACGACGAACTCCTCCTTCACCGGGAAGAGCCGCTGCATCTTCGCCTTGCCGCTGTTCTTGTCGAAGAACGGGTCGGTGGCGACCTCCAGGTGAACGTCCAGGCCG
The nucleotide sequence above comes from Streptomyces sp. NBC_01431. Encoded proteins:
- a CDS encoding NAD(P)H-dependent flavin oxidoreductase, which codes for MRATAAEVLGLDVSLLQSGMGGVAGTELACAVSNAGAAGCAGGYKLADGALSAMLDRLTAGTDRPVGVNLIPEVVGPDELDRQVAQVLDETPQRVHLSFFGMPDDAVFDRVAAAGRQTVVQIGTVEDGLKAAARGAVVVVQGIEAGGHLLGTSRRDDLVGALRALLPDACLVASGGIGSPEEAARALAAGGDGVLLGTAFVVAHESRAHARFKSAVTGADESDTVITDVYEIGWPGRRHRVLATPVTADPEQPAKFIGKTVVEGKPYLVPRFSAAVPTEATSGRIEEMALYCGRSCGEISDEVSAADVVATFAPALTGAETIQSKERAESHVG